The Pseudomonas sp. MH9.2 genomic interval GGGCTTGAGCTGGGTGTGCCGAATGTGTTCAAAACCTTGGCCAAGTTGGGTGTGACCCGTGAATGGCCTGCGTATCCGTCGATGTTGCTGGGCGCGGGCGGGCTCAGTCCGATGGAGGTGGCAACCATGTACCAAACCATTGCAAACGGTGGCTTCAATACGCCGATGCGCGGTATTCGCAGCGTACTGACTGCCGAGGGCGAGCCACTCAAGCGTTATCCGTTCCAGATTCAGCAGCGTTTCGATCCGGGCTCGATTTACCTGGTACAGAATGCGATGCAGCGCGTCATGCGCGAAGGCACGGGTAAGTCGGTCTACAGTCAACTGCCGAGCTCTCTGAATCTGGCGGGCAAAACCGGCACTAGTAACGACTCGCGTGACAGTTGGTTCGCGGGTTTCAGTCAGGACTTGCTGGCCGTTGTCTGGCTGGGCCGCGATGATAACGGCAAGACTCCGTTTACCGGTGCCACCGGCGCGTTGCAGATTTGGACAAGCTTCATGCGCAAGGCAGACCCACTTCCATTGGATATGCCGCAGCCGGACAATGTGGTTCAGGTCTGGATCAATGCCAGTACCGGTCAAGGCTCCGATTCAACCTGCCCGAATGCGGTCCAGATGCCGTATATTCGCGGCAGTGAACCGGCACCCGGCGCAGCCTGTGGCGGTGTCAATCCAGCACCGGCCGATGCAGTGATGGATTGGGTCAAGGGCTGGTTGAATTAAGCAAAGAGGATGTGATGTGAATAAGTGGTGGATTCCTGCGGTAACGGCTTTGGCTTTGCTTAATGGCTGTGCCAGCGTGCAGCGTGGCTCAATTCCGGTGGTGGACTCCGGTAGCAAGGTCTCCAACAGTGAGCGTATCCCCGCCAACAACAAGGGCACGTATCGGCCCAATGTTGCCCAGCCTCAGCAGCGGCAAGCGATCCCGCAAGATTCAGGTGTAGTGGTGATGGTGCCTGGCGGTGGTGGTAGTTCTGCGCCGATCCAGAGTTACGCGGCGCCAATCAATACTGCGCCGATCAGCACCAGCCCGATCGATACGTCGCCGATCAGCCCATCGCCGATCAACTCTGCCCCCGTGAATACGGCGCCCGCTAATACCGGCAACTACGGCGCGCCTGCGCCTGTAATGCCGAGCGGTATCCCAAGTGGTGGCGGTTTGTCTGCGGACGAACAGCTGGATGGCCCGGTCTTGTCGTTGCTCACGACGGCTCAGCAGCAACAAGCCAGCGGCGATCTGAATGGCGCGTCGTCGAGCCTTGAGCGTGCCCAGCGTGTGGCGCCCCGTGAGCCGCAAGTGCTTTACCGTCTGGCGCAAGTGCGTCTGGCTCAAGGGGATGCAGCGCAGGCCGAACAGCTCGCTCGCCGTGGCCTGACCTACGCCAATGGGCGGCCAAGTCTGCAGGCAAGCCTGTGGGGTTTGATTGCCCAATCGCGTGAGAAGCAGGGGGATCCGGCTGGCGCAGCAGTGGCCCGCCAAAAAGCCAAGGTCAGCTTCTGATGGATAGGCGCTTCCCTCGGATCGCAGAGCAATTGCTGCTGATCGAGCGTGAACTGCGTGTGCTGGGTTGGTGGAGTGATCTGCCACCCAGTGAGCAGGTGTTGGCCAGTCGCGAGCCTTTTTCCGTGGATACGCTGGAGTTCCACCAGTGGTTGCAGTGGATTTTTCTACCGCGGATGAAAGTCATCCTCGAACAGGATCTACCCTTACCCAATGCGTCGGGTATTCTGGAAATGGCCGAGATGGTCTATGCAAGCCGTCAGGGTGAAGCTCGACAGCTTCAGCAACTGCTGGCGCAGTTCGATCGACTGATCACCGAGGTCAGTTGACGCTCGGCTCTTTGCCTGGCGCGTTTACTGGCAGTTTTCGCTAATGGTTTTTTGGGTTTCGGCTATTCGGGTCTGACGCTCTTCCTCGGTCAAACGCCTCACGTCTCCATTCACTTCCTCACGCAGGCGCGGATTGTTTTGAAGCTGGACCAGATTGGTCCTTACGTCTTCGCAATACTTCGCCCGTTTGGTCTCCTGCACCGCAATCTGTTTTTTGACTTTGCTTTCTATTGCTTTCTGGTCGCCCTGCACGCTGCCTGCCGCCGGGGAAGGGCGGGGAGGGGCTGGCGGAGCCTTCTGCACATCAATCTGTTGCGTCGGCTGCCCGGCTGGCGGTTGCGCATCAAAATGAGTCTGGCCTTGGGCATCGACCCATTTATAGATCTGCCCGGCTTGGCTGGTGGCGCTCACTGTAAACAAAAGAACGGCCGCTAGGGTCCTGTAGCGCATGGTGCCTCCTTCGATGGCTGTGCACCGGCAACCTACCATAAGTGCATGCCAGCAGCCGTCACTCAGTGACTTTTCATGCGGTTAGTCGGAAGAAAGCGCACGGATGACTTGACTTGAAGAGGTCTAATCACAACAATCCAACGTTCGCTGTAGATGGACTGCCAGAAGCAGACCCTCTCGGTAGATCATGAGGCGCACATCCGCGTCGACCTGTAACACCCGCAACGCGTTACCTCGCGCTGGGTGGGAAAGCCCCGCAAACACTTTGGGGACCTCCCAATACTTGCTCAGTCAGTGCTGACGTAGTCGGCGACCACCGTCGCTCATGCTCTGCTAGCAGTAAACCTATTAAGACCCGTCCCTTTTTTGTGGGCGGTATTCTGGCGTTTTAGAGGTGAACAACGTGGAGCTTTTATCTGGCGCTGAAATGGTCGTCCGCTTTTTGCGTGACGAAGGCGTTAAGAATATCTATGGGTACCCTGGTGGTGCCCTCCTGCATATTTACGACGCGCTGTTCAAAGAACCGGCTGTGACTCACATCCTGGTTCGTCATGAGCAAGCAGCAACTCATATGGCTGACGGTTACGCCCGTGCCACCGGTAAAGCCGGTGTGGTACTGGTGACTTCGGGCCCTGGCGCGACCAATGCCATCACTGGCATCGCAACCGCCTACATGGACTCGATCCCGATGGTGATCCTGTCTGGCCAGGTTCCGAGCACCATGGTCGGCACCGACGCGTTCCAAGAGACCGACATGATCGGTATCTCCCGGCCAATCGTGAAGCACAGCTTCATGATCAAAAGCGCTGCGGAAATTCCTGAGGTCCTGAAAAAAGCGTTCTACCTGGCGCAATCCGGCCGTCCTGGTCCGGTGGTGGTTGATATCCCGAAAGATATGACCAACCCGGCCGAGAAGTTCGAATACGTCTTCCCGAAAAAAGCCAAGCTGCGCTCTTATAGCCCGGCTGTGCGTGGTCACTCGGGGCAGATTCGCAAGGCAGTGGAAATGCTGTTGGCGGCCAAGCGGCCGATCATCTACGCAGGCGGCGGCGTCATTCTGGGTCATGGCTCTGCGCCATTGACCGAGCTGGCACAGCTGCTGAACGTACCCGTCACCAATACCTTGATGGGGCTTGGTGCTTACCCGGGCAACGACCGACAGTTTCTCGGCATGCTCGGTATGCACGGCAGTTACACCGCCAACCTGGCCATGCACCATGCTGACGTGATCCTGGCGGTCGGTGCGCGGTTTGATGACCGAGTGATCAACGGCCCGGCAAAATTTTGCCCGAACGCCAAGATCATCCACATCGATATCGATCCGGCTTCGATCTCCAAAACCATCAAGGCCGACGTCCCGATCGTAGGCCCGGTAGAGAGCGTGTTGACCGAAATGGTCGCCACCCTCAAGGACATCGGCGAAACCCCTAACAAGGAGTCGGTTGCCAGTTGGTGGAAGCAGGTCGATGAGTGGCGCGCTGATCGCGATATGTTCCCTTACAACAAGGGTGACGGCAGCATCATCAAGCCTCAGACCGTTATCGAGACGCTCAGCGAAGTCACGCGTGGCGATGCCTACGTGACCTCCGACGTGGGTCAGCACCAGATGTTCGCAGCTCAGTACTATCGCTTCAACAAGCCTAACCGCTGGATCAACTCCGGCGGACTGGGCACCATGGGCTTCGGTTTCCCGGCGGCCATGGGTGTCAAGCTGAACTTTCCAGAAGCGGATGTCGCTTGTGTGACGGGTGAAGGCAGTATCCAGATGAACATCCAGGAGCTGTCCACCTGCCTGCAGTACGACTTGCCGGTGAAGATCATCAACCTGAACAACGGCGCGCTGGGTATGGTGCGTCAGTGGCAGGACATGAACTACGGCGCTCGTCATTCACATTCCTACATGGAGTCCTTGCCGGACTTCGTAAAACTGGCCGAAGCCT includes:
- a CDS encoding acetolactate synthase 3 large subunit; translated protein: MELLSGAEMVVRFLRDEGVKNIYGYPGGALLHIYDALFKEPAVTHILVRHEQAATHMADGYARATGKAGVVLVTSGPGATNAITGIATAYMDSIPMVILSGQVPSTMVGTDAFQETDMIGISRPIVKHSFMIKSAAEIPEVLKKAFYLAQSGRPGPVVVDIPKDMTNPAEKFEYVFPKKAKLRSYSPAVRGHSGQIRKAVEMLLAAKRPIIYAGGGVILGHGSAPLTELAQLLNVPVTNTLMGLGAYPGNDRQFLGMLGMHGSYTANLAMHHADVILAVGARFDDRVINGPAKFCPNAKIIHIDIDPASISKTIKADVPIVGPVESVLTEMVATLKDIGETPNKESVASWWKQVDEWRADRDMFPYNKGDGSIIKPQTVIETLSEVTRGDAYVTSDVGQHQMFAAQYYRFNKPNRWINSGGLGTMGFGFPAAMGVKLNFPEADVACVTGEGSIQMNIQELSTCLQYDLPVKIINLNNGALGMVRQWQDMNYGARHSHSYMESLPDFVKLAEAYGHVGMRITELKDLKPMMEEAFAMKDRLVFLDIKVDTSEHVYPMQIKDGSMRDMWLSKTERT
- a CDS encoding tetratricopeptide repeat protein; this translates as MNKWWIPAVTALALLNGCASVQRGSIPVVDSGSKVSNSERIPANNKGTYRPNVAQPQQRQAIPQDSGVVVMVPGGGGSSAPIQSYAAPINTAPISTSPIDTSPISPSPINSAPVNTAPANTGNYGAPAPVMPSGIPSGGGLSADEQLDGPVLSLLTTAQQQQASGDLNGASSSLERAQRVAPREPQVLYRLAQVRLAQGDAAQAEQLARRGLTYANGRPSLQASLWGLIAQSREKQGDPAGAAVARQKAKVSF
- a CDS encoding YqcC family protein, whose amino-acid sequence is MDRRFPRIAEQLLLIERELRVLGWWSDLPPSEQVLASREPFSVDTLEFHQWLQWIFLPRMKVILEQDLPLPNASGILEMAEMVYASRQGEARQLQQLLAQFDRLITEVS
- a CDS encoding DUF4124 domain-containing protein; this translates as MRYRTLAAVLLFTVSATSQAGQIYKWVDAQGQTHFDAQPPAGQPTQQIDVQKAPPAPPRPSPAAGSVQGDQKAIESKVKKQIAVQETKRAKYCEDVRTNLVQLQNNPRLREEVNGDVRRLTEEERQTRIAETQKTISENCQ